GCACAAACCTTCAATCATTATTTTGGAAGTACTGACCTGTTCCTTGATGTCATTAAATCAAGTATTAATTGGTAATAGCTAGCGGGCAAGGAAGCAAGCTGCCTCACTAGCCACAACAGAATCTGGGTGGTGCCAGTAACAGTGAAGTTAAAGCACTAGTTTTAATGCTTGACATTTGCAAGATACTATTCTTCGTAGTGGTTATGATTTTATTCAGTCTGCACTTCCAGGTGATGACACCAAACAGAAAGACGTGTTGTACTTCAAATATAATTATAAAGCTGAAAAGATGCATGATCTAATCTTAATAAAGATTAAGTTTCAGGCTAAGGACATTACCCTAACACTCTCCTCTTTTCACACCACACTATATCACAGTTCCAGTATTGATTCAAAAAAATGTTCTATCTAAAAGTGGATCTTTGCTTAAGagacaaaatatttaatattctaaTTTATCAGTGTCTGAGTCAGGGTTTTCCAGTAATAACATCAGTATAGGAGGAAGAACTTGTTTTAAACCTAGTGCAATGCAGTAACTTTACCTATTTGAGGATCTAGAGGCACTTTACCCAGGAGGGAAACATTTAAGTTCTGGCACATCTTCTCTGCACCTCCAGTAGTTGGGGGAAAGATCTGAGATTCATTCTGGGACAACAGGAAAATGAGAGTTAAAATTCTGCAATTCTGAGAACAAGGCATTTTTTGAGCAATGTTTTATATACAAGCAATGTCAACATAAAAAAAGCTGTAATATACCGCCAGCCTTACCTTACACTTTGGACATATAAAGCCACTCATATTTTCCACAACCCCTATGACTGGCAGTTTCACTTTATGGCAGAAGTTGATCTCCTTCCGAACATCCTGAAGTGACACTTCCTACAAACATTAGGAAATGCTGCTATTTGACTGTAACGTTTTGATGCTGAACCCATTAAGTTACATTCTTTGAGCTATTTTAAAGGAAGTTCATAATGGATTATTATTGCTCTCTTTATATTTTGAGGAACATAAACATGTGTTTTGTGCTCTAGCAACAACTCTGTGAGTAGCAACAGAACTGGTACAACAGTGCTAGCCTACTGACTGTGGTTCTGTTTTGAACTCTGACTTGACTCTAGTAAAGATTCAGCCATGTTTATGTTTTATCTCTTATATTAATCTGTCTTTAGTTCTTTAAATGTaactttttcacattttcagtttaCAGAAAGACCCTTAGTATTCGCAACAGAGCAGGGAAGGACAAGAACCGCCAGGCTTACGCTTGCTCTctcttttcaaattaaaagtgaaaagcTTATCATCCCCTCAGACTTTTCGCATATATGCCTGACCTCATTcagttctcctgttcccttctccttccctcaccACCCATCTGGTATTGCCCTCACTCCTTCACttcctgtacattttattttttcagctgttgtaGAAATACGACGTGTCTTTCACTAGTTTGTTCTCCTGTTCCTTTCCAAACCAGGCATTAAAACCTACATTTGAATTTGATGTATTTTGAGTTTCAGCTCTCCAGgggctgatttttcttttaaaaacgcACATCACAAAGCTGCCTACTGGAGGCAACAGGCTACTCCACATGGCGTCAAACACTTAAAAACTAAACTTCTTATTGACTTCTGAACATTAAGCTGCTGGTGAGTAAATTACAGATTCACAATGATGTGAACTCTAGTCTTGAAGAAGTGAAATACTGCATTTCCCTTCACCACAGAGATCATGACAGCTTTTGGCTGTGAACTGCTGAGTGGTTCATAGTGACCCGCTGAGATCCCCTACTCCACAACACCCCCCTAACTCACAAACCAGCCCGCTGTAGGCACAAACCGAGGAAGTCAACTCCCTTAGATTCCGCTACCATCACTTCTCTGAGGTTAAATAGGGACTCTAAGCCAAGGATTGGCTTTAACTGCCACGATGCTTCTATCAATGGAAATTAACTTCTCGTACCTGAGGGGTGGTGATTATAACAGCACCGTCGATGTGTGCGGCACTGAGATACTGCACTATAGATAAGTGTTCGTCTGATGTTCCTGGAGGGGTATCTACAATCAGGTAGTCGATTTCACCCCAGTCCACGTCTCGGAGAAACTGTTTGATCAACCCTAAAAGAAAGGATAAGAATGCAgaagaaaggtaaaaataaatcCGTATCTTTCAAATTTTAGGGTCTATTTCAACTTTTATAGTCTAGGTATGCAGATTCTTCTGACTTGCCAACTTCAGTACGGAAATGCTTATTTTGccaaggcttaaaaaaaacccaaccccaaacaaaaagtGCAGTATTTGACCTTTTAACTTCATCAAATGAATATGTTCAACTAAATAAGTAAGTAACCATTCACTCATTTTTTCCTATAACTTCTATACTATATTTGTGCTATTAAGCAAGCTCATGGTATTAAATCTTTAAAGTGCATAAATTACTGTTGAAAACACTTGATACATACCATTTTTTTTTGGTCCTCTCCAGATAACAGCATCATCAGGACTACTGAGCAAGAACCCCACTGACATGACACCTAAGTTTTCTTCAACATACTAAAAGAGAAGTAGAGAAACTCAGTAGAGCTTACAGAACAgtaaagaaagagaaaccaaCCCTAAAACCAAATTTTATAGAAAAAGCAGGTTGGGAGGTAaagacattaagaaaataaaggcagaaaacCTTATGCATCTCTCTTACCAAAGGGCATTAAAAACTAGTTTTTATCCAATGCTCACCAATTATAtttagagactgaaaaaaatccagttgtaGTAAGATTTACAGGGGTTTAGGAAATCACCGCAGACAGCGTAAGGATAAAGGCAGCTTTCCCTCTCAGCATCAAGCTCTCTTTTTAACAGCATACACACTAAAGGTGATCTTTAGACAACCACAATCCTGCAAAACTTTCCCTGCATTTTCTAAAGATTAATGAGGTTTTTCTTGTGTGTAAGATACTTTTTGTCTGTTACTGAAAAGGTGACATACTACACAGctgcataacaaaaaaaaaattaaatccagtaACTTCTATTTATTGCCCATAGTATAGTAGGAAAGCCAACAAACAAGAGATACTTCAAATAATCAAACTATTTTAGAAATATAGTAGTATTATGATTAACAGAAGAAATTTAACACACTGATCTATATAGCCTATATGTAGATTCTACAGAATCTACAGATTCTGCAGAATCTGGATATTTGCATCATTAGAAAAAGATTAATAGAAGCAccctctgctcctccctccctcATTTTTCACCTTAGAAGACAGTGcccaacccaaacaaacccaacaaacttTCTGAAACAGTTCCACCAACTTACCACTGGAGACCATCCAGATCCACTCTGGTGAACCTGAAAATTGAAGTGATACATAAAGTTACGTTAGAAATAAATACAGATGTTACATGAAACACAACTGTAAGTTGAAACTGGGTAAATAGATACCCTGCCCATAGGTACAATACTGCTGTATTGGGGCAGCTGTGTTAAAAACCACAGAACAGCCACATCTGCATTAATAAGGGAATAATAACTGTTCAACCCTTTTGCAAGAAATGTACCCGTGACTTTATATGGTTATATAAATGTTCTAGGGCTGATAAAGAGCATCATGCTACATGACTTAAGTTTCAAGTAGTCATGAATATGTGGCTGATATGCAGCAAAGGTTGGTTTGCAGAACTGGTCAGCCTGAAAGCAGACAACTCGTATGAACTAAATTATACTGAACTTCTCCATTTCACCTTTATTTCCCTACCCATTACCACACATTTCCCAAGAAGCTGTCCTTATAGAAGCTTTAATTCTACAAAACCctgaaatgttaatgaaaaattgAACAGAAATCCTTTAAACATCACATTCGAGTATTCACTTACCTGTTCTCCTTCTAGACCCATCATTTTAGGGATTGATGGCCCACAGATATCTATGTCCAGCAGAGCAacctggaaaacaaaccaaccagccCACCCCACTGGAAACGAGCTCGCACAGGACTGTCTCCGAAGCCTAAGTCACGCGCACTTATCACACGAAGTAAGTTCAAACCCTTAACGAAAGGGCAACAggaccagcacagccctgcccggTGAGCCCACTGTGCCGGGGCACTGCCCGCGGGTGCTCGCCCCTGCCAGCTTCTCCCACCCGCGGCTCCGGTGCCCTCCGCCCCCCGGCTCCACACCGCAGCggccggccgccccgccccgcgcagcccaCCTGCTTGGCCTCGTCCGCCGCCAGCCCGTGGGCCAGGATGGCGCTGAAGGTGCTCTTCCCCACGCCGCCCTTCCCGGAGAGCACCAGCACCGTGTGCTTCACGGCGCGCAGCCGCTCCCGCAGCTCCGCCGCCTCCCCTGCGGGGCCACACGGCCGCCGTCAGCTGCTGCCCGAgcacgccccgccccgccccgccccagccccgcccccggccccctcaGGGCCTCCCTCACCCGGGTCCggagcagcggcggcgccgcTAGCGCAGAGCCTCTGGTTGGGGCATCCCTGGCAGGCGGCGGCCCTGCCCGCTTGGGCGCTGCTGGTCCCCGGGCACTCTGCAACGGACAACGACAGCTGGAGCGCGACGGCCGGCCGGACAGCCGGccggccggcccgcccgcccgccgcgccgcgcccctcACCCTCCGGCCGtggcccgcccgccgcctccgccaTGGCGCCCGCCGTCGCGTCCCAGGCGCGAGAGGCGGGGCTGGGAGAGGCCGCCTCGTGGCCAGCGCGCATGCGCCGGCGCTACCCGCGGCCCCCAGGGGGCGCCCCGCGGCAGCGCGCGGCCGCAGGGGGCACGCGCGCGGGGCGGCCTCGGCAGGCGGGACGGACCCCCGGGCAGCCCCTCACGAGGGCGCGCGCccgccccgaccccccccccgccccacccacCCGGGACCcacgggggctgccggggggcgAGCGGAGGGCGAGCGGCTAGTGAGGACGGCATGGCCCTACAGCTGCCCTGGAATGTCAGCGCTAGACCCGCGTCCGCACGGGCGGCAGCGCCACAAAGCCATCCCCTACCCAGCCCCGGCCGTGTCCGAGCCCTGGCACCGCCGAGGGGCGAAGCCCCGCGGGGCTCGTGGCGCTCGCCCGGGCCAGCCACTAGAAGGAGCCGGACTCCCTCGGCTGAGGTGCGTCCTTGGGAGCGCAGGGTCCTACAACGGTCAGGGAAGGCAGTGAAGATTAATGCCCTTCGCTGTTGTGTTTCACAAGTTTTATACCTAGGAGATGATGTATCATTTCAGTAAAATCATGACATTGCTATATTTTATAGCAATtttgaatatattaatttctgtacCCTGCTGGTAGACAATGTCTATTAATTTAATGGGTACGTTCATTTGGAAGATTATTCTACCTTCACTTGGCCAGTCAATTTCTGAGCAATCAGATAGCCACTGTACTTGGTATataaaatttaatgaaataaattattagtcAATTAATTTTCCAGACCAGTGCAAGTAAGTGTGCACCAGCTAGTCACATAATCAGGACCTTATCGCTGGTCACCTTACCCCAATCGCTGCTCCCTTTCTGTCTCTCCCACGGCTGCCTGAGGATGGCCTTGTCCTCTTTTCCATCCGTAACATCCCAGCCTAAGAACTGAATTACAGATTGCAAACATCAGTGACAATTCCTTGTACTGCTCATCACCCCAGCACAAACTGACAGTACGCCTGACTAACAGCTCTGTCTGTAAACTGCAACTGTAAAACTGAATCACCTAGAGACCAGCTGAGAATCCCCACCAGGGAATACTTTTCCAACATTCAGCAAAAGACAATTCCTGCCTCAAAGATGCTTCCAGTCTGTATAGAAATGAGCGGAAAATCACGGAACCATATTTAGTCTtatgaggagaaaaatgtttttccaatcTTTTCACCTTCCCTTCATTTTCCCGTTTCCGATGTATAAAGTTCCCACAATACTGTTATGATTAAAACAGGGCAGGGTCCCAACCATTGTAGATGCAGCAACAGCCATCTGAACAGCTGTTACATGAGTAAAGCTTTGATGTTCAGAGTAAGGCGTTCAAGAGTGTAACCACTTTGCTTTGGAAAATGCACACAGTGCATTCCCATCCTTTAAAgaagttttcagtttttctcctggAGATGCATATACAGGTACGAGCCTCGAAACAACAGTCCCTCTTGTCGTGGTTACTGCCCGTGAGACAGACTGACTTATTCCTGAGGCAGGACCGTGAACTCCAGTTTAAAAACACTGGTGATAACACAAGCTTGAGAGAAAGGCAGGTCAGGGCGGTGCTTTTGGAGGAACTGTGAGTGAACCAGCACGTTTCCTCCGCACAAAGCCTCCCTCTATTGCTTTGGTTGGGGGTGCTgtgaaaagagtatttttctgATCTGAGCACAGTTAGGAGTCTCAAGTATTCCCATTTTGAACTGATTAGTCCCAAATCTTGATCATTTTAACATACAAGTGTTTGAGTTACTATCTAAGGCAGTCTCATAATGGAAAAACAACATCTATAAAAGAGTATCTGGTAATATTTGGAAAGGTACCAGCACATCCTGGTGTTAAGtctgtctttttgacagaaaaataatgcaaagttatctttttattaacttttaatgAACTCTCCACTTCAACAACCacaagatttttagaaaaaacactctggagggaaaaaaaaaattccaaacataAAAACCTCTGAATAACTGTCcagctacaaaaaaaccctagaaaaaaaaatcttaaaatatatttagttaAGGTATTTAAGGAGTTTGGCCTCTGTTTTTCATCATTAATAAATAGGCTATTGcccatttttcatttcaagtatATTTACCTCAGGTAAATCCTCATCACTGCTTGATACTTGTACAACTTCTGTACTTACTGCTCTGTAATTATCTTCTATGGGAAACTGATGAAAAAACTGTTATGTGGAAGTGGATCCAAATGTTTAAGCAAATTTGAATGTCGGGGGTGAGAGGAACTGGTCAGTAAAACGTATCTGAGAAATTTATACTGTACCTTCCCTATGAAAAATTTGGCGCTGTTTTAGACCACAGCTCAGTACAGCACTTTAAGTCTGTGCTCCCTTTCAAACATACGGGTTAGATTCACTGATGTCAGCAGGTACGcgttcaaatatttttcttttggggCCAACAGATCATTTCCTGTTCCTGAGGTTGTACAGAACATTCCCCACAAAAAGCaccaaaaaggaaaagtaaatctCTTCCTCAGAACCCCTCTTCCTCCGAGCCAGCAAGGGCTCTTTGTGCAGGggtatctgggaaaaaaataggcTTTATAGTGTTTGAGTTAGGCTGAACTCAACAGTGAACTCTGCCAGCACTCTTGCAATCTCTCATGCTCAGGAATAACTTTACCCTCCTGGGCAGCTGCTGAGAATTAGTTGTTGCAAGAGGaaagttttttgtgtgtgtgagcatttGCAGTATCGATCTTATCCTGTCCACTGTGTGTGGCTGCACCTCACCTCCCTACAGTTAGCACTtacatttgtatatattttaaacatcatGGGAAGATAAATTTAACTTACAATGACCATTTATTTAAGATTACATCTACTTTTTTTAGCTGGGGTGTAATATCATGCTAGCTTTCCGAGACAAGATAAtgtaatgcatatatatatacatatatgttttaTTTCCCCAGGttgaaaaaaaaggttaaaaagctGTTTCATAGTTACatgtctggagaagaggaaactATTGCAATTGTATTGCATTCAACCTAGAAGAAATCTGTGCTGATTTAAGGACTCTTAGGATAGTGAAATACAGTGCctaattacaaataattatttatgtTCAAAATTCTTGGCACAGAAGATGGGTCACGATGCAATTTTAGAGcactggatttcagaaacagttttttgCCAGATAGGCCAGaaggctgaaaagaaaaattagaaaagttATCTGAGAAATTACTCATAATTCTAAACTAGAGAAAAATCATCATCAGACAAAGGTCTCTCCCATCTTTTATACTTTTTATGGAAGGTGAATACAGTTGAGGGGAAGAGCAAAGCCCAAGATGGttatactttcttttttgtcCATTTGGACCAAACCATCTGCAGAGATCACAGACAATTGTAAGAGATGACTCCCAGAGTCTGTGTTTTGGTTCGAAAGGCTTGTCTCCACTGCTGCATTTCCCTGCAGCCACTAACTGATACATGAGAACCACTCTGAagtaaaacttttattttgttttgctcaAGGTAAGCTCACTGAAGGTAAACCTACAGACCCAACCAGAGTGAGCCTTCAGCAAATTCCTCTGCACTATAACCAAGTAGTCTCACATCGTGTGTAGACCTCTGGGTCCCAACACACACAGCGCTGCTCTGCGGGGGAAAGCACTGCTTCGTTGCAGGAAACGCAATGTGCCCTAGGACAGGAGGTATGAATGGAGGCCCCCAGAGTGCTGGGACCCAGGGGGCTTCAGCCTGCTGGCCAGATGGAACAGCCCTCAGAACTCTGTGACACGGCCACAGTGTCTCAAGGCCCTGCGCAGCCCCAGACAGGTGGCAGAGGCCCTGGGGTTGCTCTGAGCGGCTGTGGACGCTGGACACAGCCCAAGGGCGGCTGCCTGAGCCCAGTGCAGGATGGAGTTTCTGGGGACCAAGCAGCTAGCCAGTTACTGTGGCACAAAGAAGAGCTGCCTGTTCCCAGATCTAGctcccaccagcaccaccaagGACGCCTATCAGCCCTACTACCTACCAGGTTACCGCTACCTCAGCTCCTGGGGGCCCAGTCTGCTTTACAAAGTGGCTTCGgtccctcccagctctgacaagcaATTTAATCCCATCGGGCAGCCGCCCACTGTTGTGCCTTCATTATGCTCTGCCCTGCACGCCCGCTGCAGCACTCGTGACTGGCACCATGCAAACATGGTTCAATTAAAAAGCTCTGAAGACTCCAGGGAATGTGCTGGTAGACTGAATGCTGATTCAGTGAGACTGATGCAAGATAAGGATCAACTGATTTATCAGATGCAAAAAGACTGTAGAAGGAACCTGGGAGAGAGGATCTCCACCACTGATTTCTGGAGATCTGAGCTCATCTATGAGCTAGAGAGTCTGCTGAAAGAGACCCAAGACTTGGAAACAACAAAGAAGCGGCTTGACTGTGCTGCAGATGAAGTGAAAGAGCCACTGAAGGCAGGTTTCACATAGCTAGTTATTTCATGACTGTACTGCAGAATGGCTTTATTCTCTGTTGAATACTAGTATGACTTTTAATGTTATCATCAAGACAGATCTTGGTGAAACATTACCCTCAGTAAGACGGAAACCTGGCCACCATGGGCGCTATATATAAAAATCAACCAAGGAACCTATCCAGACATTTCTatgctctcttttccttcctttctgcttgAGGCTCCAGGAGACTGAGTCTTCCTCAGGCACTGGCCGGTCAGCTCAGTACTTTACAGGAGAGCCGAAGATGGCCTTGTAACTGCAATATCCTGATATTCTTACCTAGCTCTGAATTTTCTGCTATTGCTTGGTGAAAAGAATGTTTTCACTTAGGATAGCATATAATTTGTGTTATATTTTGAAGTTCTCCAGAATCTTAAAGGCAAATTAATTGCAACAGAAGAAGGCACAGTAATGTGAGAATCAATGAATGATGCTAGCAAAAACTCAAAACATGCAAAAACTAGAGTCAAAGTTCTGTCATAAACACCTGCAATACTGCTGATAGAAGCTATGTCTATCATGTTTCTAGGCAAGTACAAATAGAAAACCAAATTGGATTATGCTAAGTGAATTTGTCCCCCAAATCAGGAGAGATGGGAAACCACAAGTC
This portion of the Strix uralensis isolate ZFMK-TIS-50842 chromosome 16, bStrUra1, whole genome shotgun sequence genome encodes:
- the NUBP1 gene encoding cytosolic Fe-S cluster assembly factor NUBP1 isoform X4 codes for the protein MAEAAGGPRPEECPGTSSAQAGRAAACQGCPNQRLCASGAAAAPDPGEAAELRERLRAVKHTVLVLSGKGGVGKSTFSAILAHGLAADEAKQVALLDIDICGPSIPKMMGLEGEQVHQSGSGWSPVYVEENLGVMSVGFLLSSPDDAVIWRGPKKNGLIKQFLRDVDWGEIDYLIVDTPPGTSDEHLSIVQYLSAAHIDGAVIITTPQEVSLQDVRKEINFCHKVKLPVIGVVENMSGFICPKCKNESQIFPPTTGGAEKMCQNLNVSLLGKVPLDPQIGKSCDKGQSFLSEAPESPATLSYRNIIQRIQEYCDQHHFQEEKII
- the NUBP1 gene encoding cytosolic Fe-S cluster assembly factor NUBP1 isoform X1; its protein translation is MNLKKSNIWICQRKRQDPIKEFLGWDVTDGKEDKAILRQPWERQKGSSDWECPGTSSAQAGRAAACQGCPNQRLCASGAAAAPDPGEAAELRERLRAVKHTVLVLSGKGGVGKSTFSAILAHGLAADEAKQVALLDIDICGPSIPKMMGLEGEQVHQSGSGWSPVYVEENLGVMSVGFLLSSPDDAVIWRGPKKNGLIKQFLRDVDWGEIDYLIVDTPPGTSDEHLSIVQYLSAAHIDGAVIITTPQEVSLQDVRKEINFCHKVKLPVIGVVENMSGFICPKCKNESQIFPPTTGGAEKMCQNLNVSLLGKVPLDPQIGKSCDKGQSFLSEAPESPATLSYRNIIQRIQEYCDQHHFQEEKII
- the TEKT5 gene encoding tektin-5, with translation MEFLGTKQLASYCGTKKSCLFPDLAPTSTTKDAYQPYYLPGYRYLSSWGPSLLYKVASVPPSSDKQFNPIGQPPTVVPSLCSALHARCSTRDWHHANMVQLKSSEDSRECAGRLNADSVRLMQDKDQLIYQMQKDCRRNLGERISTTDFWRSELIYELESLLKETQDLETTKKRLDCAADEVKEPLKAGFT
- the NUBP1 gene encoding cytosolic Fe-S cluster assembly factor NUBP1 isoform X3 encodes the protein MNLKKSNIWICQRKRQDPIKEFLGWDVTDGKEDKAILRQPWERQKGSSDWECPGTSSAQAGRAAACQGCPNQRLCASGAAAAPDPGEAAELRERLRAVKHTVLVLSGKGGVGKSTFSAILAHGLAADEAKQVALLDIDICGPSIPKMMGLEGEQVHQSGSGWSPVYVEENLGVMSVGFLLSSPDDAVIWRGPKKNGLIKQFLRDVDWGEIDYLIVDTPPGTSDEHLSIVQYLSAAHIDGAVIITTPQNESQIFPPTTGGAEKMCQNLNVSLLGKVPLDPQIGKSCDKGQSFLSEAPESPATLSYRNIIQRIQEYCDQHHFQEEKII
- the NUBP1 gene encoding cytosolic Fe-S cluster assembly factor NUBP1 isoform X2: MNLKKSNIWICQRKRQDPIKEFLGWDVTDGKEDKAILRQPWERQKGSSDWECPGTSSAQAGRAAACQGCPNQRLCASGAAAAPDPGEAAELRERLRAVKHTVLVLSGKGGVGKSTFSAILAHGLAADEAKQVHQSGSGWSPVYVEENLGVMSVGFLLSSPDDAVIWRGPKKNGLIKQFLRDVDWGEIDYLIVDTPPGTSDEHLSIVQYLSAAHIDGAVIITTPQEVSLQDVRKEINFCHKVKLPVIGVVENMSGFICPKCKNESQIFPPTTGGAEKMCQNLNVSLLGKVPLDPQIGKSCDKGQSFLSEAPESPATLSYRNIIQRIQEYCDQHHFQEEKII